The DNA sequence CGTGACTCCCTTGCTACTCAGCAAGCGATCTTGGGATCCTTGGCAGAGGAAACCGGAAGCCAAGCACAGAGCGCCATCGAAACCCCCGCTTTCGGCCTTTCTGGCGCCAACCGGCACCAAATTTCAGCACCCTGTTAGGCCGGGCTGTGCTGCCACTCGGTTCCGTCTCGAACCATGGCGTTGACGATCGTGAGGAGCTTTCTGGCGATCGCGATGTAGGCGACCTTCGGTGGCTTTGCAGCTGCGATCAACCGTTCGTACATCGGCTTGAGCACGGGGTTGAAGCGGGACGCGTTCATCGCGGCAAGGTAGAGCGCAGTCCGGGGTCCCGAGCGGCCGGCTCGGATCCGTCGGTGTCCGGACTTCTTGCCACTGTCGTTGGCGAAGGGTGCGATGCCAACGAGTGATGCGATCTGCTTTCGGCCCAGCGTTCCGAGCTCCGGTAGCTCGACAATGAGAGCCCGTGCGATTCCGGGACCGATACACGGAACGGCTTCGAGACGGCGACGTGTGTCGGCCTTCTGTGCATCGGCTTCGATCGCATCGTCGATGGACTGATCGAGCTTCACGACGCGTCGCTCCAGCACCTTGATGAGGCCCAGAATGTCGCGGCGGACCAGAGCGGTCGCGTGCTCGAGACGGTTCTTTTCAGCCACGATCATTGCAATGAGCTGACGACGTCTCCGTACGAGATCGGCCATCTCGCGGTCTCTCGAGCTCGGCATCGGCCGCAGAGGCGGGGCGGCTCGTTCTCCGAAGAGCGCGAGAACGTGGGCGTCGATCGCGTCGGTCTTCGCGAGGATGCCGAGCCCTTCGCCCAAGCGGCGGACTCGCCAGGGGTTCACGACGAGGACCGGCAGGCCCGCGCTGGCAAGGGCCTCGGTGAGCGCCCGTTCGTAGCCCCCGGTGGACTCAACGATGATGCGGTCCAGGTCTTGTTCGCGGCTGAGCCGATCGACGAGGCGCCGGATCCCTGCGGCGCTGTTCGGGGTGCGCAGCGACTTGGCGTCACTGCCGAGTGCCCAGTCGAGGTGTTGTTTCGAGACATCGATTCCAACGGAAACGCCCATGGTAGACTCTCCCTGACAACGAACTCGGACTCTTGGATAC is a window from the bacterium genome containing:
- a CDS encoding IS110 family transposase; the protein is MGVSVGIDVSKQHLDWALGSDAKSLRTPNSAAGIRRLVDRLSREQDLDRIIVESTGGYERALTEALASAGLPVLVVNPWRVRRLGEGLGILAKTDAIDAHVLALFGERAAPPLRPMPSSRDREMADLVRRRRQLIAMIVAEKNRLEHATALVRRDILGLIKVLERRVVKLDQSIDDAIEADAQKADTRRRLEAVPCIGPGIARALIVELPELGTLGRKQIASLVGIAPFANDSGKKSGHRRIRAGRSGPRTALYLAAMNASRFNPVLKPMYERLIAAAKPPKVAYIAIARKLLTIVNAMVRDGTEWQHSPA